One window of the Rosa rugosa chromosome 3, drRosRugo1.1, whole genome shotgun sequence genome contains the following:
- the LOC133740404 gene encoding uncharacterized protein LOC133740404 isoform X2: MRMAAERFQRSKDTIHRQFKRVLAALCMLSPQIIRPQSQGETPPEILNNPKFYPYFEKCIGAIDGTHVAAWAPAQKQTSYRGRKVLVTQNVMCACSFDMMFTFVYTGWEGTANDSRIFADAVTRPENKFPFPNEGYYYVVDAGYTNMPGFLAPYRGERYHLRDYRGPRRTPRGPRELFNYRHSSLRNVIERCFGVLKARFPILKYMPNYPPRRQRRIPIACCVLHNFIRKEARRDRLFEAFDVEDMIFEEENNTPTNLDMSQENLAQMTNVRNEIAEDLWQDFIPHP; this comes from the exons ATGAGAATGGCTGCTGAGCGCTTTCAACGATCAAAGGACACTATTCATCGACAGTTTAAGCGTGTATTAGCAGCCTTGTGTATGTTATCACCACAGATTATACGTCCTCAAAGTCAAGGAGAAACACCTCCTGAAATTTTGAACAATCCAAAGTTTTATCCATATTTTGAG AAATGTATTGGGGCAATTGATGGAACACATGTCGCTGCATGGGCTCCAGCTCAGAAACAAACTTCATATCGTGGTAGGAAGGTTCTTGTTACCCAAAATGTCATGTGTGCATGCTCTTTTGACATGATGTTCACCTTTGTTTACACTGGATGGGAAGGGACTGCAAATGATTCTAGGATCTTTGCAGATGCAGTGACCAGGCCAGAAAATAAATTTCCATTTCCAAATGAAG gataTTATTATGTTGTGGATGCTGGATACACAAACATGCCAGGATTCTTAGCTCCTTATCGAGGTGAGCGGTATCATTTGCGTGATTACAGAGGACCTCGTCGTACACCGAGAGGCCCTAGGGAATTGTTCAACTACAGACATTCTTCATTGCGAAATGTAATTGAGCGATGTTTTGGTGTATTGAAAGCGCGTTTtccaattttaaaatatatgcCTAATTATCCTCCAAGAAGGCAACGACGTATACCTATTGCATGTTGTGTTTTAcacaattttattcggaaggaAGCTCGTCGTGACAgattgtttgaagcttttgaTGTAGAAGATATGATTTTTGAGGAGGAAAACAATACACCAACGAACTTAGATATGTCACAAGAGAACCTTGCACAGATGACTAATGTTagaaatgaaattgcagaagaCTTGTGGCAAGATTTTATCCCTCACCCTTAG
- the LOC133740404 gene encoding uncharacterized protein LOC133740404 isoform X1: protein MIIDMEDSDSDSSSELDEMAQHMIICMNIYDYWSSYIDKVPCHTSILSGAEYVQELLNGHPDRIYDSFRMDKHVFQRLCCTLKSLKLLEDDRHIGVQEAVAIFLYIVSHSERMRMAAERFQRSKDTIHRQFKRVLAALCMLSPQIIRPQSQGETPPEILNNPKFYPYFEKCIGAIDGTHVAAWAPAQKQTSYRGRKVLVTQNVMCACSFDMMFTFVYTGWEGTANDSRIFADAVTRPENKFPFPNEGYYYVVDAGYTNMPGFLAPYRGERYHLRDYRGPRRTPRGPRELFNYRHSSLRNVIERCFGVLKARFPILKYMPNYPPRRQRRIPIACCVLHNFIRKEARRDRLFEAFDVEDMIFEEENNTPTNLDMSQENLAQMTNVRNEIAEDLWQDFIPHP, encoded by the exons ATGATTATAGACATGGAAGATAGTGACTCGGATAGTTCTTCAGAACTAGACGAAATGGCACAACACATGATCATTTGTATGAACATTTATGATTATTGGTCTTCATACATAGACAAGGTTCCTTGCCATACATCGATTTTATCTGGAGCTGAATATGTGCAAGAGTTGCTGAATGGACATCCAGATAGAATATATGACTCATTTCGCATGGATAAACATGTATTTCAAAGGTTGTGTTGCACGCTTAAGAGTTTAAAGTTATTAGAAGATGATCGACATATAGGTGTCCAAGAAGCCGTGGCGATTTTCTTATATATAGTATCTCATAGTGAGCGTATGAGAATGGCTGCTGAGCGCTTTCAACGATCAAAGGACACTATTCATCGACAGTTTAAGCGTGTATTAGCAGCCTTGTGTATGTTATCACCACAGATTATACGTCCTCAAAGTCAAGGAGAAACACCTCCTGAAATTTTGAACAATCCAAAGTTTTATCCATATTTTGAG AAATGTATTGGGGCAATTGATGGAACACATGTCGCTGCATGGGCTCCAGCTCAGAAACAAACTTCATATCGTGGTAGGAAGGTTCTTGTTACCCAAAATGTCATGTGTGCATGCTCTTTTGACATGATGTTCACCTTTGTTTACACTGGATGGGAAGGGACTGCAAATGATTCTAGGATCTTTGCAGATGCAGTGACCAGGCCAGAAAATAAATTTCCATTTCCAAATGAAG gataTTATTATGTTGTGGATGCTGGATACACAAACATGCCAGGATTCTTAGCTCCTTATCGAGGTGAGCGGTATCATTTGCGTGATTACAGAGGACCTCGTCGTACACCGAGAGGCCCTAGGGAATTGTTCAACTACAGACATTCTTCATTGCGAAATGTAATTGAGCGATGTTTTGGTGTATTGAAAGCGCGTTTtccaattttaaaatatatgcCTAATTATCCTCCAAGAAGGCAACGACGTATACCTATTGCATGTTGTGTTTTAcacaattttattcggaaggaAGCTCGTCGTGACAgattgtttgaagcttttgaTGTAGAAGATATGATTTTTGAGGAGGAAAACAATACACCAACGAACTTAGATATGTCACAAGAGAACCTTGCACAGATGACTAATGTTagaaatgaaattgcagaagaCTTGTGGCAAGATTTTATCCCTCACCCTTAG
- the LOC133740186 gene encoding protein PLANT CADMIUM RESISTANCE 2-like has protein sequence MYPTAPDHEKYVGDHDHHIPGHVPALSPHGAPRVYAPPYVVSTVRSARHVGGEWSSGLCHCCDDPANCLITFFCPCITFGQIAEIVDQGSSSCAQKGTCYGILLSTTGLACLYSCFYRSKLRGQYDLEEAPCVDCLVHFCCATCALCQEYRELRNRGFDMGIGWEANMDRQKRGVTQAPIVAPGMTR, from the exons ATGTATCCTACAGCTCCTGACCATGAGAAATATGTAGGTGATCATGATCACCATATTCCAGGACATGTTCCAGCTTTGAGTCCTCATGGTGCACCAAGAGTCTATGCTCCTCCATATGTAGTAAGTACGGTGCGGTCTGCTCGTCATGTAGGAGGGGAGTGGTCAAGTGGTCTTTGCCATTGTTGTGATGATCCTGCAAATT GTCTGATCACTTTCTTTTGCCCTTGCATCACATTCGGCCAGATAGCTGAGATAGTGGATCAAGGTTCCTCAT CTTGTGCTCAAAAGGGAACTTGTTATGGGATTCTTCTTTCAACTACTGGTCTTGCTTGCTTGTACTCGTGTTTCTATCGGTCGAAGTTGAGAGGTCAGTACGACTTGGAAGAAGCACCTTGTGTGGATTGCCTAGTTCATTTCTGCTGTGCTACTTGTGCACTTTGTCAAGAGTACAGAGAGCTCAGGAATCGTGGTTTTGATATGGGAATAG GTTGGGAAGCTAACATGGACAGACAAAAGCGAGGAGTTACGCAAGCTCCGATTGTGGCACCAGGCATGACAAGATAA